One region of Gossypium raimondii isolate GPD5lz chromosome 6, ASM2569854v1, whole genome shotgun sequence genomic DNA includes:
- the LOC105772019 gene encoding uncharacterized protein LOC105772019 — protein MLRRCVLEFTRRWECYLPLTKFTYNNNYQASIQMAPFEALYGRRCRTPMYWSKLDEKRIVGLELVHKTGDKVKMICERLKATLDRQNSYANLKRQDVEYQVGKYVFLKVSPWKKVLRFGCKGKLSPRSIGLYEMVDIIGLIAYQLKLPCELDRIHDVFHVSMLRKYLADPSHVLSADGIEVRPDLTFEEEPMKIVAHEVKVLRRKRTIWSKCCDETIRPMKLLGK, from the coding sequence ATGTTACGAAGATGTGTTTTGGAGTTCACAAGAAGGTGGGAATGTTACTTACCATTGACAAAGTTCACCTATAACAACAATTACCAAGCAAGTATTCAGATGGCACCCTTTGAAGCATTGTATGGAAGGAGGTGTCGAACACCCATGTATTGGTCTAAGTTGGATGAAAAGAGAATAGTTGGACTTGAATTGGTTCACAAGACAGGGGACAAAGTCAAGATGATATGCGAAAGGTTAAAAGCTACTTTAGATAGACAAAATTCCTATGCTAACTTGAAACGACAAGATGTTGAGTACCAAGTGGGCAAGTATGTGTTTCTTAAGGTATCACCATGGAAGAAAGTCCTAAGGTTTGGGTGCAAAGGGAAGCTAAGCCCAAGGTCCATTGGTCTTTATGAAATGGTGGATATAATCGGTCTTATAGCATATCAACTCAAGTTGCCCTGCGAACTTGATCGAATTCAcgatgtgtttcatgtatctatgcttAGGAAATATCTTGCAGACCCATCCCATGTACTGTCAGCAGATGGCATTGAAGTGCGACCTGATTTGACTTTCGAGGAAGAACCAATGAAGATTGTGGCTCACGAGGTGAAAGTCCTGCGAAGAAAAAGGACCATTTGGTCAAAGTGTTGTGACGAAACTATAAGACCAATGAAGCTTCTTGGGAAATAG